A single Rhopalosiphum padi isolate XX-2018 chromosome 4, ASM2088224v1, whole genome shotgun sequence DNA region contains:
- the LOC132928787 gene encoding MAP7 domain-containing protein 2-like isoform X18, translated as MNHALTFVLQMDWVSNNQYNQNWRVTTVNSDNRPSTAPTPPQNSSRGKENAIKDREERLRLVREKHDEERQRKLDELKQQALAVQRYREQKEEERRRRLDEMRLRDTERRQQVEERKRQLFEAEREKRDAILKKNLEREARIVSKRRNERSSIVFAFGSSTPRMLEPSETGGSYWASRRATSTSNVMMLSSTTPMGPLTRRSSERELNECSGKKRAASAGGLSNRSTDEYNNKRHSVMGVLHWSDMCYPVIPEYPVDVVCEGGDGSAERKAARRKTDLMPTIVSPRDLTPCSRPGSSSSSRRSPGRASSMTRLDGAATAFGGGCGRLLSSARSMSHLASGGGGGRSVVLGANKDRSTHHRSMIALNPVPPPRPTRAERLRKRAREFANGGGAGMKSGEMTPNRPMSSMSQSSTGPLPTQPRSRPVATPRKPRPISIAVTGVTSDQPVKSPATGERPPLPKVNVTKKSITPKVETKKFPNDNTKLQSTTVKEKNKNAKNSTETPDNVESSEQQHTVAVVSKDEDSRENSNQGSVNDLAECDMTASMLATKQKISTEEEAKAALAERRKLAREQAERDAELERQRLEAERLAEEERLRCEEEEQRRQEEEQLRMLEEARKSEELRLQLAIEETKKREEEEKKRKEEEHKLKLEKEEADRKAKEEAEKLRQEMEIKLKKEEEDRQLRRKRVEAIMLRTRNQGKGNASTKEETESAEQQAGENKSEKPSSDPMTTSQGPVSETEAMLTAERVHSSSSTTSSASSPTSPPGEALSNGLLPVETSGSKQNGRADNSAVHQSNGCLPTANGGTVFNSEVQLNNVTNNLLDLSLEPIPSDALSTQQIIDIGMKKCIQDNTTEFTTYQETNRSEQQIVNDLLS; from the exons ATGAATCATGCTCTCACATTTGTATTACAAATGGATTGGGTATCaaataatcaatacaatcaGAATTGGA GAGTGACCACTGTTAATTCTGACAACCGGCCAAGTACGGCACCAACACCACCTCAAAATTCTTCTAGAG GAAAAGAAAATGCAATCAAAGACCGTGAAGAACGATTGCGACTTGTTCGTGAGAAACACGACGAGGAACGCCAAAGAAAACTCGATGAGCTCAAACAACAA GCACTGGCTGTACAAAGGTATCGAGAACAAAAAGAAGAGGAAAGGCGGAGACGTTTAGATGAAATGCGTTTACGAGATACTGAAAGGCGACAACAAGTGGAAGAAAGAAAAAGACAATTGTTTGAAGCCGAGAGAGAGAAACGAGAcgctatactaaaaaaaaatcta GAACGCGAGGCCAGAATTGTGTCAAAAAGAAGAAATGAGCGTAGTTCAATTGTTTTTGCATTTGGAAGTTCAACGCCTCGCATGCTTGAACCATCAGAAACTGGCGGATCGTACTGGGCTAGTCGCAG AGCTACATCTACCAGCAATGTGATGATGTTGAGCAGTACAACTCCTATGGGCCCTCTAACGAGGAGGTCGTCAGAACGCGAGCTGAACGAATGTTCTGGGAAGAAAAGAGCTGCTTCAGCTGGCGGTCTGTCGAACCGCAGTACCGATG AGTACAATAATAAGAGACACTCCGTAATGGGTGTTTTGCATTGGAGTGATATGTGTTACCCTGTTATCCCAGAATACCCTGTAGATGTGGTGTGTG AAGGCGGTGATGGGAGCGCCGAACGGAAGGCGGCCAGACGGAAGACGGACCTGATGCCCACCATCGTGTCCCCGCGTGACCTGACGCCCTGCAGCCGTCCCGGATCGTCCAGTTCGTCCCGTCGGTCACCAGGTAGGGCGAGTTCGATGACTCGGCTGGACGGCGCCGCCACCGCTTTCGGCGGCGGATGCGGGCGACTCCTGTCGTCGGCGCGCAGCATGAGCCACTTGGCcagcggtggcggtggcgggcGATCTGTCGTTTTAGGTGCCAATAAGGATCGCTCGACGCATCACCGTAGTATGATCGCCTTGAACCCGGTGCCGCCGCCCAGACCCACCAGAGCCGAGCGACTGCGCAAGCGCGCCAGAGAATTCGCAAACGGCGGTGGTGCAG GCATGAAATCTGGTGAAATGACGCCGAATCGACCCATGAGTTCCATGAGTCAGTCAAGCACTGGACCTTTGCCAACGCAACCGAGGTCCAGGCCCGTAGCTACGCCTCGCAAACCGCGACCAATCAGTATAGCCGTGACCGGCGTCACATCCGATCAACCTGTTAAGTCTCCGGCTACGGGCGAAAGACCGCCACTGCCCAAAGTGAATGTTACCAAAAAGTCGATTACTCCTAAAGTGGAAACAAAAAAATTCCCCAACGACAATACAAAACTGCAGTCGACAACTGTCAAG gaaaaaaataaaaacgcaaaGAATTCTACTGAAACTCCCGATAACGTTGAATCTTCCGAGCAGCAGCACACCGTCGCGGTGGTATCTAAAGACGAAGACAGTCGTGAAAATTCAAACCAAGGGTCAGTGAACGACCTGGCCGAATGCGATATGACCGCTTCAATGTTGGCTACAAAACAGAAGATCTCGACTGAAGAAGAAGCCAAGGCCGCGTTGGCGGAACGCAGAAAACTAGCGCGTGAACAAGCAGAGAGAGACGCAGAGTTAGAAAGACAACGATTG GAAGCCGAAAGATTGGCCGAAGAAGAACGGTTACGTTGCGAAGAAGAAGAACAACGCCGACAAGAAGAAGAACAACTGCGAATGTTGGAAGAGGCTAGGAAATCCGAAGAGTTGCGGTTACAGTTAGCCATTGAAGAAACGAAAAAACGTGAAGAGGAAGAAAAAAAACGGAAAGAAGAAGAGCACAAGTTGAAATTAGAAAAAGAAGAAGCAGACCGCAAAGCGAAAGAAGAGGCTGAAAA GCTGAGACAAGAAATGGAAATCAAATTGAAAAAAGAGGAAGAAGACAGACAACTTAGACGTAAACGAGTCGAAGCTATTATGCTGCGGACTAGGAACCAAGGCAAAGGAAACGCGTCGACCAAA GAAGAGACTGAATCTGCCGAGCAACAAGCCGGCGAGAATAAATCGGAAAAACCGTCGTCGGACCCGATGACGACTAGTCAAGGACCGGTATCTGAGACCGAAGCGATGCTGACCGCTGAGAGAGTTCATTCGTCGTCGTCAACGACGTCATCGGCATCGTCGCCGACATCACCGCCCGGCGAAGCGCTTTCTAACGGATTGCTTCCGGTAGAAACTTCCGGTTCTAAACAAAACGGCCGTGCGGACAACTCAGCGGTGCATCAAAGCAACGGCTGCCTTCCTACAGCCAACGGTGGTACAGTTTTCAACTCGGaagt ACAATTAAACAACGTGACTAACAATCTGCTAGATTTATCGTTGGAACCCATTCCGTCTGACGCTCTGTCCACACAACAAATCATTGACATCGGCATGAAAAAGTGCATTCAAGACAATACCACGGAGTTTACCACGTACCAAGAAACTAATAGATCAGAACAACAAATCGTCaatg atctACTATCTTAA
- the LOC132928787 gene encoding MAP7 domain-containing protein 2-like isoform X17, which translates to MNHALTFVLQMDWVSNNQYNQNWTGVTTVNSDNRPSTAPTPPQNSSRGKENAIKDREERLRLVREKHDEERQRKLDELKQQALAVQRYREQKEEERRRRLDEMRLRDTERRQQVEERKRQLFEAEREKRDAILKKNLEREARIVSKRRNERSSIVFAFGSSTPRMLEPSETGGSYWASRRATSTSNVMMLSSTTPMGPLTRRSSERELNECSGKKRAASAGGLSNRSTDEYNNKRHSVMGVLHWSDMCYPVIPEYPVDVVCEGGDGSAERKAARRKTDLMPTIVSPRDLTPCSRPGSSSSSRRSPGRASSMTRLDGAATAFGGGCGRLLSSARSMSHLASGGGGGRSVVLGANKDRSTHHRSMIALNPVPPPRPTRAERLRKRAREFANGGGAGMKSGEMTPNRPMSSMSQSSTGPLPTQPRSRPVATPRKPRPISIAVTGVTSDQPVKSPATGERPPLPKVNVTKKSITPKVETKKFPNDNTKLQSTTVKEKNKNAKNSTETPDNVESSEQQHTVAVVSKDEDSRENSNQGSVNDLAECDMTASMLATKQKISTEEEAKAALAERRKLAREQAERDAELERQRLEAERLAEEERLRCEEEEQRRQEEEQLRMLEEARKSEELRLQLAIEETKKREEEEKKRKEEEHKLKLEKEEADRKAKEEAEKLRQEMEIKLKKEEEDRQLRRKRVEAIMLRTRNQGKGNASTKEETESAEQQAGENKSEKPSSDPMTTSQGPVSETEAMLTAERVHSSSSTTSSASSPTSPPGEALSNGLLPVETSGSKQNGRADNSAVHQSNGCLPTANGGTVFNSEVQLNNVTNNLLDLSLEPIPSDALSTQQIIDIGMKKCIQDNTTEFTTYQETNRSEQQIVNDLLS; encoded by the exons ATGAATCATGCTCTCACATTTGTATTACAAATGGATTGGGTATCaaataatcaatacaatcaGAATTGGA caGGAGTGACCACTGTTAATTCTGACAACCGGCCAAGTACGGCACCAACACCACCTCAAAATTCTTCTAGAG GAAAAGAAAATGCAATCAAAGACCGTGAAGAACGATTGCGACTTGTTCGTGAGAAACACGACGAGGAACGCCAAAGAAAACTCGATGAGCTCAAACAACAA GCACTGGCTGTACAAAGGTATCGAGAACAAAAAGAAGAGGAAAGGCGGAGACGTTTAGATGAAATGCGTTTACGAGATACTGAAAGGCGACAACAAGTGGAAGAAAGAAAAAGACAATTGTTTGAAGCCGAGAGAGAGAAACGAGAcgctatactaaaaaaaaatcta GAACGCGAGGCCAGAATTGTGTCAAAAAGAAGAAATGAGCGTAGTTCAATTGTTTTTGCATTTGGAAGTTCAACGCCTCGCATGCTTGAACCATCAGAAACTGGCGGATCGTACTGGGCTAGTCGCAG AGCTACATCTACCAGCAATGTGATGATGTTGAGCAGTACAACTCCTATGGGCCCTCTAACGAGGAGGTCGTCAGAACGCGAGCTGAACGAATGTTCTGGGAAGAAAAGAGCTGCTTCAGCTGGCGGTCTGTCGAACCGCAGTACCGATG AGTACAATAATAAGAGACACTCCGTAATGGGTGTTTTGCATTGGAGTGATATGTGTTACCCTGTTATCCCAGAATACCCTGTAGATGTGGTGTGTG AAGGCGGTGATGGGAGCGCCGAACGGAAGGCGGCCAGACGGAAGACGGACCTGATGCCCACCATCGTGTCCCCGCGTGACCTGACGCCCTGCAGCCGTCCCGGATCGTCCAGTTCGTCCCGTCGGTCACCAGGTAGGGCGAGTTCGATGACTCGGCTGGACGGCGCCGCCACCGCTTTCGGCGGCGGATGCGGGCGACTCCTGTCGTCGGCGCGCAGCATGAGCCACTTGGCcagcggtggcggtggcgggcGATCTGTCGTTTTAGGTGCCAATAAGGATCGCTCGACGCATCACCGTAGTATGATCGCCTTGAACCCGGTGCCGCCGCCCAGACCCACCAGAGCCGAGCGACTGCGCAAGCGCGCCAGAGAATTCGCAAACGGCGGTGGTGCAG GCATGAAATCTGGTGAAATGACGCCGAATCGACCCATGAGTTCCATGAGTCAGTCAAGCACTGGACCTTTGCCAACGCAACCGAGGTCCAGGCCCGTAGCTACGCCTCGCAAACCGCGACCAATCAGTATAGCCGTGACCGGCGTCACATCCGATCAACCTGTTAAGTCTCCGGCTACGGGCGAAAGACCGCCACTGCCCAAAGTGAATGTTACCAAAAAGTCGATTACTCCTAAAGTGGAAACAAAAAAATTCCCCAACGACAATACAAAACTGCAGTCGACAACTGTCAAG gaaaaaaataaaaacgcaaaGAATTCTACTGAAACTCCCGATAACGTTGAATCTTCCGAGCAGCAGCACACCGTCGCGGTGGTATCTAAAGACGAAGACAGTCGTGAAAATTCAAACCAAGGGTCAGTGAACGACCTGGCCGAATGCGATATGACCGCTTCAATGTTGGCTACAAAACAGAAGATCTCGACTGAAGAAGAAGCCAAGGCCGCGTTGGCGGAACGCAGAAAACTAGCGCGTGAACAAGCAGAGAGAGACGCAGAGTTAGAAAGACAACGATTG GAAGCCGAAAGATTGGCCGAAGAAGAACGGTTACGTTGCGAAGAAGAAGAACAACGCCGACAAGAAGAAGAACAACTGCGAATGTTGGAAGAGGCTAGGAAATCCGAAGAGTTGCGGTTACAGTTAGCCATTGAAGAAACGAAAAAACGTGAAGAGGAAGAAAAAAAACGGAAAGAAGAAGAGCACAAGTTGAAATTAGAAAAAGAAGAAGCAGACCGCAAAGCGAAAGAAGAGGCTGAAAA GCTGAGACAAGAAATGGAAATCAAATTGAAAAAAGAGGAAGAAGACAGACAACTTAGACGTAAACGAGTCGAAGCTATTATGCTGCGGACTAGGAACCAAGGCAAAGGAAACGCGTCGACCAAA GAAGAGACTGAATCTGCCGAGCAACAAGCCGGCGAGAATAAATCGGAAAAACCGTCGTCGGACCCGATGACGACTAGTCAAGGACCGGTATCTGAGACCGAAGCGATGCTGACCGCTGAGAGAGTTCATTCGTCGTCGTCAACGACGTCATCGGCATCGTCGCCGACATCACCGCCCGGCGAAGCGCTTTCTAACGGATTGCTTCCGGTAGAAACTTCCGGTTCTAAACAAAACGGCCGTGCGGACAACTCAGCGGTGCATCAAAGCAACGGCTGCCTTCCTACAGCCAACGGTGGTACAGTTTTCAACTCGGaagt ACAATTAAACAACGTGACTAACAATCTGCTAGATTTATCGTTGGAACCCATTCCGTCTGACGCTCTGTCCACACAACAAATCATTGACATCGGCATGAAAAAGTGCATTCAAGACAATACCACGGAGTTTACCACGTACCAAGAAACTAATAGATCAGAACAACAAATCGTCaatg atctACTATCTTAA
- the LOC132928787 gene encoding MAP7 domain-containing protein 2-like isoform X10: MNHALTFVLQMDWVSNNQYNQNWTGVTTVNSDNRPSTAPTPPQNSSRAGGLHWFAHGADSFDFYDETDETGKENAIKDREERLRLVREKHDEERQRKLDELKQQALAVQRYREQKEEERRRRLDEMRLRDTERRQQVEERKRQLFEAEREKRDAILKKNLEREARIVSKRRNERSSIVFAFGSSTPRMLEPSETGGSYWASRRATSTSNVMMLSSTTPMGPLTRRSSERELNECSGKKRAASAGGLSNRSTDEYNNKRHSVMGVLHWSDMCYPVIPEYPVDVVCEGGDGSAERKAARRKTDLMPTIVSPRDLTPCSRPGSSSSSRRSPGRASSMTRLDGAATAFGGGCGRLLSSARSMSHLASGGGGGRSVVLGANKDRSTHHRSMIALNPVPPPRPTRAERLRKRAREFANGGGAGMKSGEMTPNRPMSSMSQSSTGPLPTQPRSRPVATPRKPRPISIAVTGVTSDQPVKSPATGERPPLPKVNVTKKSITPKVETKKFPNDNTKLQSTTVKEKNKNAKNSTETPDNVESSEQQHTVAVVSKDEDSRENSNQGSVNDLAECDMTASMLATKQKISTEEEAKAALAERRKLAREQAERDAELERQRLEAERLAEEERLRCEEEEQRRQEEEQLRMLEEARKSEELRLQLAIEETKKREEEEKKRKEEEHKLKLEKEEADRKAKEEAEKLRQEMEIKLKKEEEDRQLRRKRVEAIMLRTRNQGKGNASTKEETESAEQQAGENKSEKPSSDPMTTSQGPVSETEAMLTAERVHSSSSTTSSASSPTSPPGEALSNGLLPVETSGSKQNGRADNSAVHQSNGCLPTANGGTVFNSEVQLNNVTNNLLDLSLEPIPSDALSTQQIIDIGMKKCIQDNTTEFTTYQETNRSEQQIVNDLLS, translated from the exons ATGAATCATGCTCTCACATTTGTATTACAAATGGATTGGGTATCaaataatcaatacaatcaGAATTGGA caGGAGTGACCACTGTTAATTCTGACAACCGGCCAAGTACGGCACCAACACCACCTCAAAATTCTTCTAGAG CAGGCGGACTTCATTGGTTTGCCCATGGTGCAGATTCATTTGACTTTTATGATGAAACAGACGAAACAg GAAAAGAAAATGCAATCAAAGACCGTGAAGAACGATTGCGACTTGTTCGTGAGAAACACGACGAGGAACGCCAAAGAAAACTCGATGAGCTCAAACAACAA GCACTGGCTGTACAAAGGTATCGAGAACAAAAAGAAGAGGAAAGGCGGAGACGTTTAGATGAAATGCGTTTACGAGATACTGAAAGGCGACAACAAGTGGAAGAAAGAAAAAGACAATTGTTTGAAGCCGAGAGAGAGAAACGAGAcgctatactaaaaaaaaatcta GAACGCGAGGCCAGAATTGTGTCAAAAAGAAGAAATGAGCGTAGTTCAATTGTTTTTGCATTTGGAAGTTCAACGCCTCGCATGCTTGAACCATCAGAAACTGGCGGATCGTACTGGGCTAGTCGCAG AGCTACATCTACCAGCAATGTGATGATGTTGAGCAGTACAACTCCTATGGGCCCTCTAACGAGGAGGTCGTCAGAACGCGAGCTGAACGAATGTTCTGGGAAGAAAAGAGCTGCTTCAGCTGGCGGTCTGTCGAACCGCAGTACCGATG AGTACAATAATAAGAGACACTCCGTAATGGGTGTTTTGCATTGGAGTGATATGTGTTACCCTGTTATCCCAGAATACCCTGTAGATGTGGTGTGTG AAGGCGGTGATGGGAGCGCCGAACGGAAGGCGGCCAGACGGAAGACGGACCTGATGCCCACCATCGTGTCCCCGCGTGACCTGACGCCCTGCAGCCGTCCCGGATCGTCCAGTTCGTCCCGTCGGTCACCAGGTAGGGCGAGTTCGATGACTCGGCTGGACGGCGCCGCCACCGCTTTCGGCGGCGGATGCGGGCGACTCCTGTCGTCGGCGCGCAGCATGAGCCACTTGGCcagcggtggcggtggcgggcGATCTGTCGTTTTAGGTGCCAATAAGGATCGCTCGACGCATCACCGTAGTATGATCGCCTTGAACCCGGTGCCGCCGCCCAGACCCACCAGAGCCGAGCGACTGCGCAAGCGCGCCAGAGAATTCGCAAACGGCGGTGGTGCAG GCATGAAATCTGGTGAAATGACGCCGAATCGACCCATGAGTTCCATGAGTCAGTCAAGCACTGGACCTTTGCCAACGCAACCGAGGTCCAGGCCCGTAGCTACGCCTCGCAAACCGCGACCAATCAGTATAGCCGTGACCGGCGTCACATCCGATCAACCTGTTAAGTCTCCGGCTACGGGCGAAAGACCGCCACTGCCCAAAGTGAATGTTACCAAAAAGTCGATTACTCCTAAAGTGGAAACAAAAAAATTCCCCAACGACAATACAAAACTGCAGTCGACAACTGTCAAG gaaaaaaataaaaacgcaaaGAATTCTACTGAAACTCCCGATAACGTTGAATCTTCCGAGCAGCAGCACACCGTCGCGGTGGTATCTAAAGACGAAGACAGTCGTGAAAATTCAAACCAAGGGTCAGTGAACGACCTGGCCGAATGCGATATGACCGCTTCAATGTTGGCTACAAAACAGAAGATCTCGACTGAAGAAGAAGCCAAGGCCGCGTTGGCGGAACGCAGAAAACTAGCGCGTGAACAAGCAGAGAGAGACGCAGAGTTAGAAAGACAACGATTG GAAGCCGAAAGATTGGCCGAAGAAGAACGGTTACGTTGCGAAGAAGAAGAACAACGCCGACAAGAAGAAGAACAACTGCGAATGTTGGAAGAGGCTAGGAAATCCGAAGAGTTGCGGTTACAGTTAGCCATTGAAGAAACGAAAAAACGTGAAGAGGAAGAAAAAAAACGGAAAGAAGAAGAGCACAAGTTGAAATTAGAAAAAGAAGAAGCAGACCGCAAAGCGAAAGAAGAGGCTGAAAA GCTGAGACAAGAAATGGAAATCAAATTGAAAAAAGAGGAAGAAGACAGACAACTTAGACGTAAACGAGTCGAAGCTATTATGCTGCGGACTAGGAACCAAGGCAAAGGAAACGCGTCGACCAAA GAAGAGACTGAATCTGCCGAGCAACAAGCCGGCGAGAATAAATCGGAAAAACCGTCGTCGGACCCGATGACGACTAGTCAAGGACCGGTATCTGAGACCGAAGCGATGCTGACCGCTGAGAGAGTTCATTCGTCGTCGTCAACGACGTCATCGGCATCGTCGCCGACATCACCGCCCGGCGAAGCGCTTTCTAACGGATTGCTTCCGGTAGAAACTTCCGGTTCTAAACAAAACGGCCGTGCGGACAACTCAGCGGTGCATCAAAGCAACGGCTGCCTTCCTACAGCCAACGGTGGTACAGTTTTCAACTCGGaagt ACAATTAAACAACGTGACTAACAATCTGCTAGATTTATCGTTGGAACCCATTCCGTCTGACGCTCTGTCCACACAACAAATCATTGACATCGGCATGAAAAAGTGCATTCAAGACAATACCACGGAGTTTACCACGTACCAAGAAACTAATAGATCAGAACAACAAATCGTCaatg atctACTATCTTAA
- the LOC132928787 gene encoding MAP7 domain-containing protein 2-like isoform X11, protein MNHALTFVLQMDWVSNNQYNQNWRVTTVNSDNRPSTAPTPPQNSSRAGGLHWFAHGADSFDFYDETDETGKENAIKDREERLRLVREKHDEERQRKLDELKQQALAVQRYREQKEEERRRRLDEMRLRDTERRQQVEERKRQLFEAEREKRDAILKKNLEREARIVSKRRNERSSIVFAFGSSTPRMLEPSETGGSYWASRRATSTSNVMMLSSTTPMGPLTRRSSERELNECSGKKRAASAGGLSNRSTDEYNNKRHSVMGVLHWSDMCYPVIPEYPVDVVCEGGDGSAERKAARRKTDLMPTIVSPRDLTPCSRPGSSSSSRRSPGRASSMTRLDGAATAFGGGCGRLLSSARSMSHLASGGGGGRSVVLGANKDRSTHHRSMIALNPVPPPRPTRAERLRKRAREFANGGGAGMKSGEMTPNRPMSSMSQSSTGPLPTQPRSRPVATPRKPRPISIAVTGVTSDQPVKSPATGERPPLPKVNVTKKSITPKVETKKFPNDNTKLQSTTVKEKNKNAKNSTETPDNVESSEQQHTVAVVSKDEDSRENSNQGSVNDLAECDMTASMLATKQKISTEEEAKAALAERRKLAREQAERDAELERQRLEAERLAEEERLRCEEEEQRRQEEEQLRMLEEARKSEELRLQLAIEETKKREEEEKKRKEEEHKLKLEKEEADRKAKEEAEKLRQEMEIKLKKEEEDRQLRRKRVEAIMLRTRNQGKGNASTKEETESAEQQAGENKSEKPSSDPMTTSQGPVSETEAMLTAERVHSSSSTTSSASSPTSPPGEALSNGLLPVETSGSKQNGRADNSAVHQSNGCLPTANGGTVFNSEVQLNNVTNNLLDLSLEPIPSDALSTQQIIDIGMKKCIQDNTTEFTTYQETNRSEQQIVNDLLS, encoded by the exons ATGAATCATGCTCTCACATTTGTATTACAAATGGATTGGGTATCaaataatcaatacaatcaGAATTGGA GAGTGACCACTGTTAATTCTGACAACCGGCCAAGTACGGCACCAACACCACCTCAAAATTCTTCTAGAG CAGGCGGACTTCATTGGTTTGCCCATGGTGCAGATTCATTTGACTTTTATGATGAAACAGACGAAACAg GAAAAGAAAATGCAATCAAAGACCGTGAAGAACGATTGCGACTTGTTCGTGAGAAACACGACGAGGAACGCCAAAGAAAACTCGATGAGCTCAAACAACAA GCACTGGCTGTACAAAGGTATCGAGAACAAAAAGAAGAGGAAAGGCGGAGACGTTTAGATGAAATGCGTTTACGAGATACTGAAAGGCGACAACAAGTGGAAGAAAGAAAAAGACAATTGTTTGAAGCCGAGAGAGAGAAACGAGAcgctatactaaaaaaaaatcta GAACGCGAGGCCAGAATTGTGTCAAAAAGAAGAAATGAGCGTAGTTCAATTGTTTTTGCATTTGGAAGTTCAACGCCTCGCATGCTTGAACCATCAGAAACTGGCGGATCGTACTGGGCTAGTCGCAG AGCTACATCTACCAGCAATGTGATGATGTTGAGCAGTACAACTCCTATGGGCCCTCTAACGAGGAGGTCGTCAGAACGCGAGCTGAACGAATGTTCTGGGAAGAAAAGAGCTGCTTCAGCTGGCGGTCTGTCGAACCGCAGTACCGATG AGTACAATAATAAGAGACACTCCGTAATGGGTGTTTTGCATTGGAGTGATATGTGTTACCCTGTTATCCCAGAATACCCTGTAGATGTGGTGTGTG AAGGCGGTGATGGGAGCGCCGAACGGAAGGCGGCCAGACGGAAGACGGACCTGATGCCCACCATCGTGTCCCCGCGTGACCTGACGCCCTGCAGCCGTCCCGGATCGTCCAGTTCGTCCCGTCGGTCACCAGGTAGGGCGAGTTCGATGACTCGGCTGGACGGCGCCGCCACCGCTTTCGGCGGCGGATGCGGGCGACTCCTGTCGTCGGCGCGCAGCATGAGCCACTTGGCcagcggtggcggtggcgggcGATCTGTCGTTTTAGGTGCCAATAAGGATCGCTCGACGCATCACCGTAGTATGATCGCCTTGAACCCGGTGCCGCCGCCCAGACCCACCAGAGCCGAGCGACTGCGCAAGCGCGCCAGAGAATTCGCAAACGGCGGTGGTGCAG GCATGAAATCTGGTGAAATGACGCCGAATCGACCCATGAGTTCCATGAGTCAGTCAAGCACTGGACCTTTGCCAACGCAACCGAGGTCCAGGCCCGTAGCTACGCCTCGCAAACCGCGACCAATCAGTATAGCCGTGACCGGCGTCACATCCGATCAACCTGTTAAGTCTCCGGCTACGGGCGAAAGACCGCCACTGCCCAAAGTGAATGTTACCAAAAAGTCGATTACTCCTAAAGTGGAAACAAAAAAATTCCCCAACGACAATACAAAACTGCAGTCGACAACTGTCAAG gaaaaaaataaaaacgcaaaGAATTCTACTGAAACTCCCGATAACGTTGAATCTTCCGAGCAGCAGCACACCGTCGCGGTGGTATCTAAAGACGAAGACAGTCGTGAAAATTCAAACCAAGGGTCAGTGAACGACCTGGCCGAATGCGATATGACCGCTTCAATGTTGGCTACAAAACAGAAGATCTCGACTGAAGAAGAAGCCAAGGCCGCGTTGGCGGAACGCAGAAAACTAGCGCGTGAACAAGCAGAGAGAGACGCAGAGTTAGAAAGACAACGATTG GAAGCCGAAAGATTGGCCGAAGAAGAACGGTTACGTTGCGAAGAAGAAGAACAACGCCGACAAGAAGAAGAACAACTGCGAATGTTGGAAGAGGCTAGGAAATCCGAAGAGTTGCGGTTACAGTTAGCCATTGAAGAAACGAAAAAACGTGAAGAGGAAGAAAAAAAACGGAAAGAAGAAGAGCACAAGTTGAAATTAGAAAAAGAAGAAGCAGACCGCAAAGCGAAAGAAGAGGCTGAAAA GCTGAGACAAGAAATGGAAATCAAATTGAAAAAAGAGGAAGAAGACAGACAACTTAGACGTAAACGAGTCGAAGCTATTATGCTGCGGACTAGGAACCAAGGCAAAGGAAACGCGTCGACCAAA GAAGAGACTGAATCTGCCGAGCAACAAGCCGGCGAGAATAAATCGGAAAAACCGTCGTCGGACCCGATGACGACTAGTCAAGGACCGGTATCTGAGACCGAAGCGATGCTGACCGCTGAGAGAGTTCATTCGTCGTCGTCAACGACGTCATCGGCATCGTCGCCGACATCACCGCCCGGCGAAGCGCTTTCTAACGGATTGCTTCCGGTAGAAACTTCCGGTTCTAAACAAAACGGCCGTGCGGACAACTCAGCGGTGCATCAAAGCAACGGCTGCCTTCCTACAGCCAACGGTGGTACAGTTTTCAACTCGGaagt ACAATTAAACAACGTGACTAACAATCTGCTAGATTTATCGTTGGAACCCATTCCGTCTGACGCTCTGTCCACACAACAAATCATTGACATCGGCATGAAAAAGTGCATTCAAGACAATACCACGGAGTTTACCACGTACCAAGAAACTAATAGATCAGAACAACAAATCGTCaatg atctACTATCTTAA